A genomic region of Mugil cephalus isolate CIBA_MC_2020 chromosome 5, CIBA_Mcephalus_1.1, whole genome shotgun sequence contains the following coding sequences:
- the fhl1a gene encoding four and a half LIM domains protein 1a isoform X1 produces MTYYRHSGPRSYLSSTMTDRFDCYYCRDNLHGKKYVKKDEKHVCTKCFDKLCANTCAECRRPIGADAKELHHKNRYWHEDCFRCAKCYKNLAGEPFSARDDGKIMCGKCGSREDGNRCQGCYKVVMPGTQNVEYKNKVWHEECFTCFECKQPIGTRSFLTKGDDTYCAPCHDKKFAKKCFHCKQPISSGGISYQDQPWHSECFVCNTCHKPLAGARFTSHENNVYCVDCYKTDVAKKCHGCKNPITGFGHGTNVVNYEGLSWHEYCFNCKKCSLSLANKRFVISGDHIYCPDCAKKV; encoded by the exons ATGACTTACTACAGACACTCAG GTCCCAGGAGCTATCTGTCCTCCACCATGACCGACCGCTTCGACTGCTACTACTGCCGTGACAACCTGCACGGGAAGAAGTACGTGAAGAAGGATGAGAAGCACGTGTGCACCAAGTGCTTCGATAAGCTCTGCGCCAACACCTGCGCCGAGTGCAGGCGCCCCATTGGTGCCGACGCCAAG gaGCTGCACCATAAGAACCGCTACTGGCATGAGGACTGTTTCCGCTGTGCCAAGTGCTACAAGAATCTGGCCGGTGAGCCGTTCAGCGCTCGGGATGATGGCAAGATAATGTGTGGCAAGTGTGGCTCCAGGGAGGATGGAAACCGGTGCCAGGGCTGCTACAAGGTGGTCATGCCAG GAACCCAGAACGTGGAGTACAAGAACAAGGTGTGGCACGAGGAATGCTTCACCTGCTTTGAATGCAAGCAGCCAATCGGCACACGGAGTTTCCTGACCAAGGGAGATGACACCTACTGCGCTCCGTGCCATGACAAGAAGTTTGCCAAGAAGTGCTTCCACTGCAAGCAG CCCATCAGCTCCGGAGGGATCAGCTACCAGGACCAGCCCTGGCACTCCGAGTGCTTTGTGTGCAACACCTGCCACAAGCCTCTGGCGGGAGCTCGATTCACTTCCCATGAGAACAACGTCTACTGCGTGGACTGCTACAAGACCGACGTGGCCAAGAAGTGCCACGGCTGCAAGAACCCGATCACAG GATTTGGCCATGGCACCAATGTGGTGAACTACGAGGGATTGTCCTGGCATGAATATTGCTTCAATTGCAAGAAGTGCTCCCTGTCACTGGCCAACAAGCGCTTCGTCATCAGCGGAGATCACATCTACTGCCCTGACTGCGCTAAGAAGGTGTAA
- the slc9a6a gene encoding sodium/hydrogen exchanger 6a, producing the protein MVFKMTVNSAWRATRTLWLLVLVSLSVCISVCRASSPQEEDSAMENIVTEKKAEESHRQDSADLLIFIMLLTLTILTIWLFKHRRFRFLHETGLAMIYGLIVGVILRYGVHVPRDVNNANLTCHVNASPATLLVNVGGKFYEYTLKGEISANGVNNVQDNEMLRKVTFDPEVFFNILLPPIIFHAGYSLKRRHFFRNMGSILAYAFLGTVISCFVIGLLMYGCVTLMKHMGQLAGDFFFTDCLFFGAIVSATDPVTVLAIFNELQVDVDLYALLFGESVLNDAVAVVLSSSIVAYQPEGDNTHTFEVMAMFKSFGIFLGVFSGSFALGVATGVVTALVTKFTKLRDFQLLETALFFLMSWSTFLLAEACGFTGVVAVLFCGITQAHYTFNNLSPESQDRTKQLFELLNFLAENFIFSYMGLTLFTFQNHVFNPMFIVGAFIAVFLGRAANIYPLSFLLNLGRRNKIRSNFQHMMMFAGLRGAMTFALSIRDTATYARQMMFSTTLLVVFFTVWICGGGTTQMLSCQRIRVGVDSDQDNSMSIAEGSERRSTKQESAWLFRIWYNFDHNYLKPILTHSGPPLTATLPPCCGPLARFLTSPQAYENECQLKDDDSDLILTDGDINLSYGDITVSTDATGAHTTSGSAFAGAATSDDLDRELAYGDHELVMRGTRLVLPMDDSEPPFTDPHHRFRM; encoded by the exons ATGGTGTTTAAAATGACTGTCAACAGTGCCTGGAGGGCAACGAGGACGCTGTGGCTGCTCGTGCTAGTGAGCCTGTCTGTGTGCATCAGTGTTTGCCGAGCATCATCACCTCAGGAGGAGGACAGTGCCATGGAGAACATCGTTACGGAGAAAAAGGCTGAGGAGAGCCACAGGCAGGACAGTGCAGACCTGCTGATCTTCATCATGCTCCTCACCCTCACCATCCTAACCATCTGGTTGTTCAAACACAGGCGGTTCAGGTTTCTGCACGAAACCGGGCTGGCGATGATTTATG GTCTAATTGTCGGTGTGATCTTGCGTTACGGCGTTCACGTTCCTCGGGATGTTAACAATGCCAATCTGACCTGCCACGTCAACGCCAGCCCCGCCACTCTGCTGGTCAATGTCGGCGGCAAATTCTACGAGTACACTTTGAAAGGAGAGATCAGTGCCAACGGAGTGAACAACGTGCAGGATAATGAGATGCTGCGCAAG gtgacctttgaccctgaagTGTTCTTCAATATTCTTCTACCGCCTATCATCTTTCATGCAGGCTACAGCTTGAAAAGG aGACATTTTTTCCGCAACATGGGATCCATCCTGGCTTACGCCTTTCTGGGCACAGTAATATCTTGTTTTGTTATTGG GTTGCTGATGTACGGCTGTGTGACGCTAATGAAGCACATGGGGCAGCTGGCTGGAGACTTCTTCTTCACTGACTGTCTCTTCTTTGGAGCCATTGTCTCTGCCACGGACCCTG TGACAGTCCTGGCCATCTTCAATGAGCTGCAGGTGGACGTGGACCTGTACGCGTTACTGTTTGGAGAGAGCGTCCTCAACGACGCCGTGGCCGTTGTTCTCTCCTC GTCAATAGTAGCGTACCAGCCGGAAGGAGACAACACCCACACCTTTGAAGTCATGGCCATGTTCAAGTCGTTTGGGATTTTCCTGGGAGTTTTCAGCGGCTCTTTTGCTCTGGGAGTGGCCACCGGCGTCGTCACCGCACTC GTGACTAAGTTCACCAAACTGAGGgatttccagctgctggagaccGCTCTGTTCTTCCTCATGTCGTGGAGCACGTTCCTGCTGGCCGAGGCTTGTGGTttcacag GTGTGGTGGCCGTGCTCTTCTGTGGAATCACTCAGGCCCACTACACCTTCAACAACCTGTCTCCCGAGTCTCAGGACAGAACCAAGCAG CTGTTTGAACTGTTAAATTTCCTGGCAGAGAACTTCATTTTCTCCTACATGGGACTGACTCTGTTCACCTTCCAGAACCACGTCTTCAATCCCATGTTCATCGTTGGAGCTTTT ATTGCTGTGTTTCTGGGAAGAGCTGCAAACATCTACCCGCTCTCATTCCTCCTGAATCTGGGACGACGTAACAAGATCAGATCCAACTTCCAGCACATGATGATGTTTGCAG GGCTGCGAGGCGCGATGACCTTTGCCCTGTCCATCAGGGACACTGCCACATATGCCCGTCAGATGATGTTTTCCACCACTCTGCTCGTGGTCTTCTTCACTGTTTGGATTTGTGGGGGAGGCACCACTCAGATGCTGTCCTGCCAGCGCATACG AGTGGGAGTGGACTCTGATCAAGATAACTCT ATGAGTATCGCTGAAGGTTCAGAGAGAAGAAGCACCAAACAAGAAAGTGCCTGGCTTTTCAGGATTTGGTACAACTTCGACCACAA CTACCTGAAGCCCATCCTGACTCACAGCGGTCCCCCTCTCACGGCCACGCTGCCTCCCTGCTGCGGCCCCCTCGCCCGCTTCCTCACCAGCCCTCAAGCCTATGAG AACGAGTGCCAGCTGAAGGATGATGACTCTGACCTCATCCTGACAGACGGCGATATCAACCTGAGTTACGGCGACATTACTGTCAGTACAGATGCCACAGGTGCCCACACGACCAGCGGCTCAGCCTTCGCTGGTGCCGCCACCTCTGATGACTTGGACAGAGAATTGGCGTACGGAGACCACGAGCTGGTGATGAGGGGCACGCGCCTGGTGCTGCCGATGGACGACTCAGAGCCGCCCTTCACAGACCCCCACCACCGCTTTCGGATGTGA
- the taf7 gene encoding transcription initiation factor TFIID subunit 7, which produces MTSKLKVGKVGSKNKEDAPYELESQFVLRLPLEYASTVRRIAQSSSMNMKDRLTIELHPDGHHGIVRVDRVPLACKLVDLPCMIESLKTVDKKTFYKTADVCQMLVCTLDGDLYPPLEEPTGTDPKSKKKDKDKDKKFIWNHGITCPLKNTRKRRFRKTAKKKYIESPDVEKEVKRLLSTDAEAVSVRWEVIAEDESKEADQHGSLANLDSSPGTSGHKMGHGSSVQRDELREIFNDISSSSEDEEDEGDRHEDEDLNIMDTEDDLVRQLQDKLNESDSAQHESDRNSQIVMEYQVQINSVKAKLQETRARKKQQEELIMKVENQALKNRFQALLDEIIQQEEREMEQLASLQEQLDSLIEK; this is translated from the exons ATGACATCTAAACTGAAAG TGGGGAAGGTCGGCTCCAAGAACAAGGAGGATGCTCCCTACGAGTTGGAGAGCCAGTTTGTTCTGAGGCTTCCTTTG gaATACGCCTCAACGGTGAGAAGAATTGCTCAGTCCAGCAGTATGAACATGAAGGACAGGCTCACCATCGAGTTGCACC CTGACGGTCACCATGGCATAGTTAGAGTCGACCGCGTCCCTTTAGCCTGCAAACTGGTGGATCTGCCCTGTATGATTGAGTCTCTCAAAACGGTGGACAAGAAGACATTTTACAAGACTGCTGATGTTTGCCAG ATGCTGGTGTGTACACTAGATGGAGACCTTTATCCTCCTTTGGAGGAGCCAACTGGCACTGACCCCAAGAGCAAAAAGAAGGATAAAGACAAGGACAAGAAGTTCATTTGGAATCATGGCA TCACCTGCCCCCTGAAGAACACGCGCAAGAGAAGATTTCGGAAGACTGCGAAAAAGAAG taCATTGAATCTCCTGATGTGGAAAAGGAAGTGAAGAGATTGCTGAGCACTGACGCTGAGGCTGTCAGTGTCC GGTGGGAAGTTATAGCAGAGGATGAGTCCAAGGAAGCAGATCAGCATGGCTCTCTAGCCAACCTGGACTCCTCCCCTGGGACCTCAGGACACAAAATGGGTCACGGATCCTCTG TCCAGCGAGACGAACTGAGGGAGATCTTCAACGACATCAGCAGCTCCagtgaggacgaggaggacgagggggacCGGCACGAGGACGAGGACCTGAACATCATGGACACGGAGGATGATCTGGTCCGACAGCTTCAAGACAAACTCAACGAGTCTGATTCCGCGCAGCATGAGAGCGACAGGAACAGCCAGATAG TGATGGAGTACCAGGTGCAGATCAACAGCGTTAAGGCCAAGCTCCAAGAGACGCGCGCCCGGaaaaaacagcaggaggagCTCATCATGAAAGTGGAAAACCAGGCCCTCAAA AACCGCTTCCAAGCCTTGTTGGACGAGATTATTCAGCAGGAGGAGCGGGAGATGGAGCAG CTGGCCTCCCTGCAGGAGCAGCTGGACTCACTGATCGAGAAgtga
- the fhl1a gene encoding four and a half LIM domains protein 1a isoform X2 produces MTDRFDCYYCRDNLHGKKYVKKDEKHVCTKCFDKLCANTCAECRRPIGADAKELHHKNRYWHEDCFRCAKCYKNLAGEPFSARDDGKIMCGKCGSREDGNRCQGCYKVVMPGTQNVEYKNKVWHEECFTCFECKQPIGTRSFLTKGDDTYCAPCHDKKFAKKCFHCKQPISSGGISYQDQPWHSECFVCNTCHKPLAGARFTSHENNVYCVDCYKTDVAKKCHGCKNPITGFGHGTNVVNYEGLSWHEYCFNCKKCSLSLANKRFVISGDHIYCPDCAKKV; encoded by the exons ATGACCGACCGCTTCGACTGCTACTACTGCCGTGACAACCTGCACGGGAAGAAGTACGTGAAGAAGGATGAGAAGCACGTGTGCACCAAGTGCTTCGATAAGCTCTGCGCCAACACCTGCGCCGAGTGCAGGCGCCCCATTGGTGCCGACGCCAAG gaGCTGCACCATAAGAACCGCTACTGGCATGAGGACTGTTTCCGCTGTGCCAAGTGCTACAAGAATCTGGCCGGTGAGCCGTTCAGCGCTCGGGATGATGGCAAGATAATGTGTGGCAAGTGTGGCTCCAGGGAGGATGGAAACCGGTGCCAGGGCTGCTACAAGGTGGTCATGCCAG GAACCCAGAACGTGGAGTACAAGAACAAGGTGTGGCACGAGGAATGCTTCACCTGCTTTGAATGCAAGCAGCCAATCGGCACACGGAGTTTCCTGACCAAGGGAGATGACACCTACTGCGCTCCGTGCCATGACAAGAAGTTTGCCAAGAAGTGCTTCCACTGCAAGCAG CCCATCAGCTCCGGAGGGATCAGCTACCAGGACCAGCCCTGGCACTCCGAGTGCTTTGTGTGCAACACCTGCCACAAGCCTCTGGCGGGAGCTCGATTCACTTCCCATGAGAACAACGTCTACTGCGTGGACTGCTACAAGACCGACGTGGCCAAGAAGTGCCACGGCTGCAAGAACCCGATCACAG GATTTGGCCATGGCACCAATGTGGTGAACTACGAGGGATTGTCCTGGCATGAATATTGCTTCAATTGCAAGAAGTGCTCCCTGTCACTGGCCAACAAGCGCTTCGTCATCAGCGGAGATCACATCTACTGCCCTGACTGCGCTAAGAAGGTGTAA